Proteins encoded together in one Calonectris borealis chromosome W, bCalBor7.hap1.2, whole genome shotgun sequence window:
- the LOC142074943 gene encoding uncharacterized protein LOC142074943: protein MVNGTAHKKASQITISVTPTNKSRKVCTSRELDCWHNFTLVQTIEVVCLWAYDTIGLSFKFKINAVARPVTTVPVTTVTHHKKDTQPTPALKLKPRIYEIGPYVIRNTGQQQMLFNPEWSLKQVELQIQNNVSEIQPACSPFLRTSYEGWTTWLRKRTAATFQRRISRDLTGVLGTGLGVLNSIDSEIIMNKLATSAADLTKLRQPLRSSLLALGTHQWLVSKVLPDWERINIGDHKLIIDALGGLQSNISLALSCIQAQLWMQSVTASIIREGEEGIFPTEIRKIIWNNANDFEKKLQSWWNLVNFTYDPTTNTVTTFVLTICNASIYVIHPVVALGLNHDGTLLYPSEHRAWARKVKNEWQTVDLESCIVREQQGFICENNAISAQDICLDTDQKVCHFEVRPNADLKTILIYTGKGCVCLRTACTFISVGDTEVDTRNHSNFCVCNFTKITGCDFNYSAPVISHQIFKSNYTLIHELVPTSIGMDLTLTKKLLQHQGLIRILEEIKNNGQETLITVHHDVDKIKEVLKRVEKDGEHKWWDTLFGWSPTATGILNNLCHPIIVLLILSLISIVLSIVLYVLNWRMIKQMRHLIYAHQLRQQIEAGKNLIKNLERNGII, encoded by the coding sequence atggTTAATGGGAccgcccataaaaaggcatcccaaaTTACTATCTCAGTTACTCCTACAAATAAGAGCAGAAAGGTCTGTACTTCCAGGGAATTAGATTGTTGGCATAACTTTACATTAGTACAGACCattgaggtggtttgtctctgggcctaTGATACTATTGGACTCTCATTCAAATTTAAGATAAATGCTGTAGCGAGGCCTGTTACAACGGTGCCCGTTACAACAGTCACACACCATAAAAAAGATACACAACCTACGCcagcactcaagctcaaacccaGAATCTATGAGATTGGTCCGTATGTAATAAGAAACACAGGCCAGCAGCAAATGCTGTTTAACCCAGAATGGTCCCTTAAACAGGTTGAATTGCAGATACaaaacaatgtctcagaaattcaaccggcctgttctccttttttacgaacctcttacgaggggtggaccACCTGGCTACgtaaaagaacagcagcaacttTTCAgagacgaatatcaagagaccTGACTGGTGTTTTAGGAACAGGACTGGGGGTTCTGAATAGCATTGACTCAGagataataatgaataaattggctaCCTCCGCTGCCGATTTGACAAAATTACGacagcctttacgatcttccctattggctttGGGAACTCATCAGTGGCTAGTGTCAAAAGTGTTACcagattgggaaagaataaacataggAGACCACAAATTAATTATAGACGCACTTGGTGGGCTCCAAAGTAACATCTCTTTGGCTCTCAGCTGTATCCAGGCTCagttgtggatgcaatcagtaactgcttcaatCATAAGAGAAGGCGAAGAAGggatttttcccactgaaatccgGAAAATAATCTGGaacaatgcaaatgactttgaaaagaaactccAGTCCTGGTGGAATTTAGTAAACTTTACCTATGATCCCACTACAAACACAGTTACAACTTTTGTGTTAACCATTTGCAATGCTTCAATATATGTGATTCATCCCGTTGTAGCGTTAGGATTAAATCACGACGGGACCTTACTCTATCCTTCTGAGCATAGGGCATGGGCCCgaaaagtgaaaaatgaatgGCAAACAGTAGACCTAGAATCCTGCATTGTgcgagaacaacaagggttcatttgtgagaacaACGCCATCAGTGcacaagatatttgtcttgacactgaccAGAAAGTTTGCCATTTTGAAgttcgccccaatgctgaccttaagaccatattaatatacactggcaaaggttgtgTATGTTTGAGAACTGCTTGTACTTTTATATCTGTAGGGGACACAGAAGTAGACACTagaaatcactcaaatttttgtgtttgcaattttactaaaatcactggatgtgactttaattattcagctccagtcatatcccatcagatttttaaatctaattatacattaatCCACGAATTGGTACCTACATCCATTGGGATGGACTTAACTCTAACGAAGAAATTATTACAGCATCAAGGTTTAATACGGATACTAGAGGAGATCAAAAACAACGGACAGGAAACTTTGATAACGGTTCATCATGACGTagataaaataaaagaagttctaaaaagagtagaaaaggatggagaacataaatggtgggatacacttttcggatggtcacccactgctacaggtatccttaataacttgtgtcaccctattattgttctcctaattttgtccttgattagtattgttttatctatagtgctatatgttttaaattggcgaatgataaaacaaatgagGCATTTGATATATGCTCATCAGCTCCGACAACAAATTGAAGCAGGcaaaaatcttataaagaacctggagaggaatggaataatataa